A genome region from Neptunomonas japonica JAMM 1380 includes the following:
- the ribE gene encoding 6,7-dimethyl-8-ribityllumazine synthase: MPVQIIEGDFVSADGNYAIVVGRFNAFVVESLLEGALDTLKRHGVKEENIRVVRVPGAFEVPLVVQKIAQQKKDDAIIALGAVIRGGTPHFEYVSAESSKGVAQVAMDSGIPVANGILTVNSIEQAIERSGTKAGNKGAEAALSALEMVSLLRNLEA; this comes from the coding sequence ATGCCAGTACAAATTATTGAAGGTGACTTCGTTTCCGCTGATGGTAACTATGCCATCGTAGTGGGCCGTTTCAACGCATTTGTGGTTGAAAGCTTGTTAGAAGGTGCACTGGATACACTTAAACGCCATGGCGTTAAAGAAGAGAATATTCGTGTTGTACGTGTGCCTGGGGCATTCGAAGTTCCTTTGGTTGTGCAAAAAATTGCCCAACAGAAAAAAGATGATGCCATTATTGCTTTAGGTGCGGTTATTCGTGGTGGTACACCACACTTTGAGTATGTGTCAGCTGAGAGTTCTAAAGGTGTTGCTCAAGTAGCAATGGATTCCGGAATTCCTGTTGCTAACGGTATTTTGACAGTTAATAGTATTGAACAAGCGATTGAGCGTTCAGGTACTAAAGCGGGAAATAAAGGCGCTGAAGCAGCGTTATCTGCACTAGAAATGGTTAGCTTACTGCGTAACCTTGAGGCGTAA
- the nusB gene encoding transcription antitermination factor NusB, with translation MTEESSPAPRKAKKTSLTAQRRSARGFALQALYQWHMAGQPVNEIEAQFRVDNDMAGTDVKLFREILQGVSHSKSELDEAFQPFLDRGLHELDPVELAVLRIGSYELINRLEVPYRVAINESVDLAKTYGATDSHRYVNGILDKLAQRVRMVEIRGARGK, from the coding sequence ATGACAGAAGAAAGCTCACCAGCTCCACGTAAAGCTAAAAAGACATCGTTAACGGCACAACGTCGTTCCGCTCGTGGTTTTGCTTTACAAGCCTTGTATCAGTGGCATATGGCTGGGCAACCAGTTAACGAAATAGAAGCTCAGTTTCGTGTTGATAATGATATGGCTGGCACGGATGTTAAGTTGTTTCGTGAAATTCTACAGGGTGTTTCACACTCTAAGAGTGAATTAGATGAGGCTTTTCAGCCTTTCCTTGATCGTGGATTGCATGAATTAGATCCCGTTGAACTAGCGGTATTACGCATAGGTAGTTATGAACTGATTAACCGCCTAGAGGTACCTTACCGTGTTGCTATTAATGAAAGTGTTGATTTAGCGAAAACCTATGGTGCTACCGATAGCCATCGTTATGTGAATGGTATTTTGGATAAGCTGGCTCAACGTGTTCGTATGGTTGAGATTCGGGGTGCTCGAGGAAAGTAG
- the thiL gene encoding thiamine-phosphate kinase: MDEFALIRRYFQPLPQRQQGACEGVSVGIGDDCAVLSVPEGQQLVVSIDTLVEGTHFLTDTPAEQLAWRLLGASVSDLAAMGATPSWLTLALTLPYADEAWVSDFSAALAEASQLYSIQLVGGDTTRGPLTLTAQVHGFVKTDAALLRSNAQIGDLICVTGTLGDSRAGLETLLTKSSSNTVVEYLRQRFYRPQPRVSTGQLISAYASSCIDISDGLLGDIQHILDQSGVGAQINPEALPLSAEIQHFTDDKTAREWALSGGEDFELCFTVPPEQWVSLQEHLQNHDVQVTPVGAICDEAKGLQLFSQGEWRAVAANGYKHF; encoded by the coding sequence ATGGATGAGTTTGCACTGATACGCCGTTACTTTCAGCCTTTACCGCAGCGCCAGCAAGGCGCCTGTGAGGGCGTATCTGTAGGTATCGGCGATGATTGTGCAGTGCTTAGTGTCCCAGAGGGGCAGCAGTTGGTTGTCTCTATCGATACGCTGGTTGAAGGTACGCATTTTTTAACAGATACACCGGCGGAGCAGCTTGCTTGGCGCCTGCTTGGGGCCTCTGTTAGTGATTTAGCTGCAATGGGAGCAACCCCCAGCTGGCTGACGCTTGCACTGACATTACCTTATGCTGACGAAGCATGGGTGAGTGATTTTTCCGCGGCACTGGCTGAAGCATCTCAGCTTTACTCTATCCAGTTAGTGGGTGGTGACACTACGCGTGGACCGCTGACATTAACGGCACAGGTGCATGGTTTTGTTAAAACAGATGCTGCCTTGTTACGAAGCAATGCTCAGATCGGTGACTTGATTTGTGTAACGGGAACGCTCGGAGATAGCCGGGCAGGGTTAGAAACGCTATTAACAAAATCCTCATCAAACACTGTTGTAGAGTACTTACGTCAGCGTTTTTATCGTCCTCAGCCTAGAGTCTCTACAGGGCAATTAATATCTGCTTATGCTTCGTCGTGTATTGATATTTCTGATGGCTTGTTAGGCGATATACAGCATATTCTGGATCAATCAGGTGTAGGGGCTCAAATTAATCCTGAAGCGCTACCTTTGTCAGCTGAGATTCAGCACTTTACTGATGATAAAACAGCACGAGAGTGGGCTTTATCCGGAGGTGAAGACTTTGAGCTGTGCTTTACAGTGCCTCCTGAGCAATGGGTAAGTCTACAGGAGCACTTGCAAAATCATGACGTGCAGGTAACACCTGTCGGTGCTATATGTGATGAGGCTAAGGGCTTGCAGTTATTCAGTCAAGGTGAATGGCGTGCTGTAGCAGCGAATGGATATAAGCACTTTTAA
- a CDS encoding phosphatidylglycerophosphatase A yields the protein MKLSTKRILRNPVHCLAFGFGSGLAPKAPGTFGTLAAVPLFLLLSYLSLSEYIFVVIFASIVGIYFCGQTAKDLRVHDHPGIVWDEFAGFWITMIAVPVSWWSVLLGFALFRLFDIWKPWPIKWVDQHVHGGVGIMLDDVLAGLLAFGVLHLLIGLIS from the coding sequence ATGAAGCTCAGTACAAAACGAATTTTACGTAATCCAGTGCACTGTTTAGCATTTGGTTTTGGCAGTGGACTTGCGCCTAAGGCACCTGGAACCTTTGGTACTTTGGCTGCGGTGCCTTTGTTTTTGTTGTTGTCTTACTTATCATTATCTGAGTACATATTTGTTGTTATTTTTGCATCAATTGTGGGTATTTATTTTTGTGGTCAAACGGCTAAAGATTTACGGGTGCATGATCATCCGGGTATCGTTTGGGATGAATTTGCAGGTTTTTGGATCACAATGATAGCTGTACCTGTCTCGTGGTGGAGTGTGCTGCTTGGTTTTGCATTATTTAGGCTTTTCGATATATGGAAGCCTTGGCCGATTAAATGGGTAGACCAGCATGTTCATGGTGGTGTAGGTATTATGTTAGATGATGTATTGGCCGGCTTATTGGCATTTGGCGTGTTACATCTACTTATTGGTTTAATATCTTAG
- a CDS encoding PepSY domain-containing protein, translating to MNKIKIVLIFVLLFSPLLHAGEGTPIAPAVYENGDRLDYQACRVLVKRGEILPMSDLMELANKRSSDHILDAYLVKENDQYYYQIESVDNNGVVSVFYMDATNGEIVKNFKVPQ from the coding sequence ATGAATAAAATAAAAATAGTACTTATATTTGTCTTACTCTTTTCTCCTTTACTACATGCTGGTGAAGGTACTCCTATAGCACCTGCGGTCTACGAAAATGGTGATCGATTAGATTATCAAGCGTGCAGAGTGTTAGTGAAGCGCGGCGAAATATTGCCCATGTCAGACCTGATGGAATTAGCCAATAAGCGCTCCAGTGACCATATTCTTGATGCATATTTAGTGAAAGAGAATGATCAGTACTATTATCAAATCGAGTCAGTCGATAATAATGGGGTTGTGAGTGTCTTTTATATGGACGCTACCAATGGCGAAATTGTAAAGAACTTCAAGGTACCTCAGTGA
- a CDS encoding response regulator transcription factor, producing MRILLVEDDRTLGPDLKKELAALGYAVDLADNGVDAEALGYEDIYDLAVLDLGLPQRPGIEVLKNWRKRSNNIPTLILTARSSWQEKIDGFDAGADDYLAKPFHTEELVARMTALLRRAKQQPTKQLETSGLVLNEKTQAVSVEGSNELELTGMEYKLLRYLMHNPGRLLSKLQIVEHIYDDGAENDSNVVEAYIKMLRKKIGKERIQTKRGQGYIFVNQL from the coding sequence GTGAGAATACTGCTAGTAGAAGATGATCGAACGTTAGGGCCAGATTTAAAGAAAGAGCTCGCGGCACTTGGGTATGCAGTGGATCTTGCTGATAACGGTGTGGATGCTGAGGCTCTAGGGTATGAAGATATTTATGACCTTGCTGTGCTTGATTTAGGCTTGCCTCAACGGCCGGGTATTGAAGTATTAAAAAACTGGCGTAAGCGTAGTAATAATATCCCCACATTAATTTTAACAGCACGCTCTTCTTGGCAAGAAAAAATTGACGGCTTTGATGCGGGTGCTGATGATTATCTGGCTAAACCGTTTCATACGGAAGAGCTGGTTGCACGTATGACCGCTTTATTGCGTCGTGCAAAACAGCAGCCAACAAAGCAGCTAGAAACATCGGGCTTAGTTTTAAATGAGAAGACTCAAGCCGTCAGTGTTGAAGGCAGTAATGAGTTAGAGTTAACTGGGATGGAATACAAATTATTAAGGTATTTAATGCATAACCCTGGACGCTTGCTTTCTAAGCTCCAAATTGTGGAGCATATTTATGATGATGGTGCTGAAAATGACAGCAATGTTGTTGAGGCCTATATAAAGATGTTACGTAAGAAAATTGGTAAAGAACGTATACAAACAAAACGCGGCCAAGGTTATATCTTTGTAAATCAGTTATGA
- a CDS encoding sensor histidine kinase produces MKNSIQGRLNLAFVGLTLTVFAILWVLQGMAVREVAYEFVSARMQGDARTVLQAVMSKDDKWQIDPEYISPVYTQPMSGHYYQFLVDDGEWSFSRSLWDEEIPTYDGKPVGQLNIDLQYKRDKPWLVYDNRFEKAGHTIRIVLAEDISQIEAKLKSLSWWVAGIGLLFILILLVVQILVIRHGLKSLTCVQQDIIRLKEGDISTLSEVQVKEIAPLVNEINYMIESMTLRLDRSRHAVGNLAHAAKTPLTVIDRQIETLRQSSPECANALEQQSQALRNLVERELTRARIAGAAMPGQKVIIEEEVEKLTKAMKMIYRDKALEYEISIKSTTFFPGERDDLIELMGNLIDNASKWATTKVRIRGMMNEHCLELCIEDDGPGIPEDKMTLLMSRGERLDESTVGHGLGLSIVMEIVRQYKGVFQLLPSNMGGLHTHLLLPRQQNAELKSVMLTSQ; encoded by the coding sequence ATGAAGAACTCAATACAAGGAAGGCTTAATCTTGCATTTGTTGGGCTGACATTAACTGTCTTTGCGATCCTTTGGGTTTTACAGGGTATGGCGGTGCGAGAAGTCGCCTATGAATTTGTAAGCGCTAGAATGCAGGGTGATGCTCGTACAGTGCTACAAGCTGTGATGAGTAAAGATGATAAATGGCAAATTGACCCTGAATACATCTCCCCTGTTTATACGCAGCCCATGTCTGGGCATTATTACCAATTTCTTGTCGATGATGGAGAATGGAGCTTCTCAAGATCATTGTGGGACGAAGAAATACCTACCTATGACGGGAAGCCTGTTGGCCAACTCAATATTGATTTACAGTATAAGCGTGATAAGCCTTGGTTGGTTTATGATAATCGTTTTGAAAAGGCTGGCCATACGATACGTATTGTCTTAGCTGAAGATATCAGTCAAATAGAAGCAAAGCTGAAGTCCTTAAGTTGGTGGGTGGCAGGTATTGGCTTGCTATTTATTCTGATTCTTTTAGTCGTTCAAATATTAGTTATTCGCCATGGTTTGAAAAGCCTAACATGTGTGCAGCAAGATATTATCAGGCTTAAAGAAGGTGATATAAGCACACTGTCTGAAGTTCAGGTAAAAGAAATAGCGCCTTTAGTGAATGAAATTAATTACATGATAGAGAGTATGACCCTTCGCTTGGATCGTTCTCGTCATGCGGTGGGTAATTTGGCTCATGCTGCTAAAACTCCCTTGACGGTGATTGATCGCCAGATTGAAACACTGCGACAATCCAGCCCTGAGTGTGCAAATGCACTTGAGCAGCAGTCTCAAGCTTTAAGGAACTTAGTGGAGCGAGAGCTCACTCGTGCTCGCATTGCTGGAGCAGCAATGCCTGGGCAAAAAGTAATTATTGAAGAAGAAGTCGAAAAATTAACGAAAGCGATGAAGATGATTTATCGTGATAAAGCCCTCGAATACGAAATTTCCATAAAAAGTACCACATTCTTCCCTGGCGAGCGTGATGATTTAATTGAGCTAATGGGTAATTTGATTGATAACGCTAGTAAATGGGCAACAACAAAAGTTCGTATTAGAGGTATGATGAATGAACATTGTTTAGAGTTGTGTATTGAAGATGACGGGCCGGGTATTCCTGAAGATAAAATGACACTACTAATGTCACGGGGTGAACGCCTAGATGAGTCTACGGTTGGACACGGTTTAGGGCTCAGTATTGTTATGGAAATTGTTCGCCAGTATAAAGGCGTGTTTCAACTCCTGCCTTCCAATATGGGAGGTTTGCATACGCATCTATTGCTACCCCGTCAGCAGAATGCTGAATTGAAATCTGTCATGCTAACTAGTCAGTGA
- the ribA gene encoding GTP cyclohydrolase II: MTIEYVADSKLPMPWGTFTMVGFEDTETSKEHIAMVFGDVSGDEPVLARVHSECLTGDALFSLRCDCGFQLQEALKRIAENGSGILLYLRQEGRGIGLLNKIKAYNLQDQGADTVEANERLGFAADLRNYSMCEPMLEHLGIKSVRLMTNNPRKVKALETYGVTVSERVPLQVGKNRHNEEYLATKMGKMGHMMTEHHFVDDES; encoded by the coding sequence GTGACTATCGAGTATGTAGCTGATTCCAAACTGCCAATGCCATGGGGCACCTTTACTATGGTGGGCTTTGAGGATACAGAAACCAGTAAAGAGCATATCGCTATGGTTTTTGGTGACGTCTCCGGTGATGAGCCTGTATTGGCGCGAGTGCATTCAGAGTGCCTAACAGGTGACGCGTTATTTAGCTTGCGTTGTGATTGTGGTTTTCAGCTGCAAGAGGCATTAAAGCGGATCGCTGAAAATGGCAGCGGTATTCTTTTATACTTGCGCCAAGAAGGCCGCGGTATTGGTTTGCTTAATAAAATTAAGGCATACAATCTTCAAGATCAAGGTGCCGATACCGTTGAAGCAAACGAGCGTCTCGGCTTTGCTGCCGACCTTCGTAATTACAGCATGTGTGAACCAATGCTCGAGCACTTGGGGATTAAGTCTGTTAGGTTAATGACAAATAATCCTCGTAAAGTAAAAGCATTAGAAACATATGGCGTTACAGTATCTGAACGAGTGCCGTTACAGGTTGGGAAAAACCGTCATAATGAAGAGTACCTCGCTACTAAAATGGGAAAGATGGGTCATATGATGACTGAACACCATTTTGTGGATGACGAAAGTTAA
- a CDS encoding EAL domain-containing protein produces MRPAVSPVFRLSIGLILLTISLLLIGDLLGVIPDQKHAEFTARKTISESLAVQVSSSIAQGHMDSVTDTIHSLQARNQSILSAGLRTADGRLISSAGDHISYWKPTDKNVSTATHVQVPIHNESGRWGALEISFKPLGANDFELFNGGSIVTVILFISLSGFIAYWLFLKRALNELDPSAVVPDRVRAALDVLAEGLAMLDTKGRIVFLNTAFEEKIGQSSNTLIGKYLSDLDWSAASPKDEGGPLILPWQLALDGIEAPSSSQLKLTTALKEQLSFAVNIAPIQTPAGDVRGIVATFDDVTELEHKNTDLKRALDRIQHSQREITRQNRELQVLATRDPLTGSLNRRSLFDGFTTLLAEAADEGTSISCIMVDIDHFKSINDRFGHSTGDKVIKLLARILVETARTEDLVGRYGGEEFCIVLPNVDEQQAAIIAERMRVAVHEGKIDEFTSAIRFTASFGVSSDFGGTSTPGAMIDLADKALYQSKNSGRNRVTRWSKASNTDAMSNVDDSVTLPSIDTHELINDTQIERETEQRLQHRITELEALIRAQSTHGVASTDEATGLPNRIVLVDRIKQNVERSRRCNTKIAVLFIDIDTLQVIRNTLGDLSAEKLIKLVAGRLNKTLRSTDTVAIDGSSNIGISVSRISSGEFVVLLTDMQSDESTTWIIQRMFASMNEPIQIESTEVLLDVRIGASIYPNDSDDPDILLANAAAALREAKSAPGRDVCLYFNKEMSLRSKRQLRMEGQLHRAVERDELFLEYQPVVDMSTGRISSFEALIRWRHPELGLVTPDNFIPIAENAGLIDEIGNWVLKTACRQLKAWQSSGHEHLSMAVNFSTVQLRKSELANLVIDIVEQSGVAPASITIEITESALIQNLDTAVSIIDGLSNAGLRVSLDDFGTGYSSLSYLKRFPIDIVKIDRSFLRDFPTHTHDTAIISAIIAMAHSLGLHVIAEGVETEEQLNVLQNLKCDEIQGYLFSRPISREQATTLLRKPTDIRKRVWESGSRDNAAENSALSGVLNHAPIRKPVI; encoded by the coding sequence ATGAGACCAGCTGTTTCACCTGTTTTTCGCCTTTCTATTGGCTTGATCTTATTAACGATTAGCTTACTCTTAATAGGAGACTTGCTGGGTGTTATTCCCGACCAAAAACATGCTGAGTTTACGGCACGAAAAACCATTTCCGAATCACTTGCCGTGCAAGTTTCGTCAAGTATTGCACAAGGCCACATGGACTCTGTCACTGACACAATCCACTCTTTACAAGCTCGTAATCAGAGCATCCTTTCTGCCGGTTTAAGAACGGCTGATGGTCGCTTAATATCAAGTGCTGGAGATCATATAAGCTATTGGAAGCCCACTGATAAAAATGTATCAACAGCCACTCATGTTCAAGTGCCCATTCATAATGAATCTGGACGCTGGGGAGCGCTAGAAATCAGCTTCAAACCACTCGGAGCCAATGACTTTGAGCTTTTCAATGGTGGCTCCATTGTAACTGTCATTTTATTTATTTCTTTATCAGGTTTTATCGCTTACTGGCTTTTTCTCAAACGCGCACTCAATGAATTAGACCCAAGTGCGGTTGTCCCCGATCGTGTACGCGCAGCTCTAGATGTATTAGCCGAAGGGCTGGCCATGCTGGATACTAAAGGGCGTATTGTGTTTTTAAACACAGCATTTGAAGAAAAAATTGGTCAATCCTCCAATACTTTAATAGGTAAATACCTTTCAGATCTAGATTGGAGCGCCGCATCACCTAAAGACGAAGGCGGCCCATTAATCTTGCCCTGGCAACTTGCTTTAGATGGTATTGAAGCCCCCTCTTCGTCTCAGCTAAAGCTTACAACGGCTCTTAAAGAACAACTTAGCTTTGCTGTGAATATAGCACCGATACAAACACCTGCTGGAGATGTTCGCGGCATCGTCGCCACCTTCGATGACGTAACAGAACTGGAGCACAAAAATACTGATTTAAAGCGTGCACTAGACCGCATTCAACACAGCCAAAGAGAAATAACTCGCCAAAATAGAGAACTGCAAGTATTAGCTACCCGAGACCCATTAACGGGATCTCTTAACCGACGTTCGCTCTTTGATGGGTTTACAACCTTACTAGCAGAAGCCGCTGATGAAGGGACATCAATTAGTTGTATTATGGTAGATATTGACCACTTCAAGTCAATCAATGATAGATTCGGACATTCAACTGGCGATAAAGTCATCAAACTTCTTGCTAGGATATTAGTTGAAACAGCACGTACTGAAGACCTCGTAGGCCGCTATGGCGGTGAAGAATTTTGCATCGTACTTCCAAATGTAGATGAACAACAAGCTGCCATTATTGCAGAACGCATGCGAGTAGCTGTTCACGAAGGAAAAATTGATGAATTCACCAGTGCTATTCGTTTTACTGCAAGCTTTGGAGTTTCAAGCGATTTTGGAGGAACATCAACACCTGGAGCCATGATAGATTTAGCTGATAAAGCGCTTTATCAATCTAAAAATTCTGGTCGTAACCGAGTCACTCGCTGGTCAAAAGCAAGTAACACCGATGCCATGAGTAATGTAGATGATTCTGTAACACTCCCCTCAATCGATACTCACGAGTTAATAAACGATACACAGATTGAACGCGAAACAGAGCAACGACTACAACATCGCATAACAGAACTTGAAGCATTAATTCGCGCCCAAAGTACCCACGGTGTAGCCTCAACTGACGAAGCTACAGGCCTTCCCAACCGCATCGTTTTAGTTGACCGGATAAAACAGAATGTAGAGCGTAGCCGCCGCTGCAATACTAAAATAGCTGTGCTATTTATTGATATTGATACATTACAAGTAATTAGAAATACTCTGGGAGACCTCAGTGCAGAGAAATTAATCAAACTGGTCGCAGGCCGCTTGAATAAAACACTTCGTTCTACAGACACCGTCGCTATTGATGGCTCATCAAACATTGGCATTAGCGTTTCGCGTATTAGTAGCGGTGAATTTGTCGTACTACTAACGGATATGCAAAGTGATGAATCCACTACGTGGATTATCCAACGTATGTTTGCTTCTATGAACGAACCAATCCAAATCGAAAGTACTGAAGTATTACTTGATGTTCGTATCGGTGCCAGTATTTACCCTAATGATAGTGATGACCCTGATATCCTATTAGCAAATGCAGCGGCAGCATTACGTGAAGCTAAATCTGCACCCGGAAGAGACGTGTGCTTATACTTCAATAAAGAGATGAGCCTGCGTTCAAAAAGACAATTACGCATGGAAGGACAACTTCATCGCGCCGTTGAACGCGATGAGCTCTTTCTTGAATACCAACCAGTGGTCGACATGAGCACCGGTAGAATTTCTAGTTTTGAAGCACTAATACGCTGGCGCCACCCAGAACTTGGACTAGTCACTCCAGACAATTTCATACCTATCGCTGAGAATGCTGGCCTTATTGATGAAATTGGTAATTGGGTACTAAAAACCGCCTGCAGACAATTAAAAGCGTGGCAATCAAGTGGGCACGAGCATTTATCCATGGCAGTAAATTTCTCGACCGTTCAACTACGCAAATCTGAATTAGCTAATTTGGTCATAGATATTGTTGAGCAATCAGGTGTAGCGCCTGCATCAATAACTATAGAAATCACCGAATCAGCATTAATACAAAACCTCGATACTGCTGTCTCTATAATTGATGGTCTCAGTAATGCGGGGCTACGTGTCTCATTGGATGACTTTGGCACTGGCTACTCTTCTCTGAGTTACCTAAAGCGCTTTCCAATTGATATCGTAAAGATTGACCGATCTTTTCTACGAGACTTCCCAACGCATACACACGATACCGCAATCATAAGCGCAATCATTGCGATGGCACATAGTCTAGGACTGCATGTAATTGCTGAGGGAGTAGAAACCGAAGAACAGTTGAACGTACTGCAAAATTTGAAATGTGATGAAATTCAAGGCTATCTGTTCAGCAGACCCATTTCACGTGAACAAGCTACTACTCTTCTCAGAAAACCGACCGATATACGAAAAAGAGTTTGGGAGTCTGGGAGTCGCGACAATGCCGCTGAGAACTCTGCTCTTTCGGGTGTGCTTAATCACGCTCCTATACGAAAGCCCGTCATATAA